From Thermomonas sp. XSG, one genomic window encodes:
- the bamA gene encoding outer membrane protein assembly factor BamA codes for MTRPMHRRLLTLALASALSLPALAQTALAPFTVSDIRIDGLQRIGAGTVFTYLPIERGDTLDQGKAAEALRALYKTGFFEDVRLDRQGGILVISVVERPAINKLTLSGNKDLKTEDLTKGLKDIGLAEGETYNPLNLDRVTQELTRQYNNRGKYGVQITPSVERLDRNRINLTINVKEGKAAKIRHINLIGNETFEEEDITKAWESHTSNWMSWYKRDDQYSREKLSGDIEKLNSWYLDRGYVDFSLDSTQVAISGDRKGMFITAGLTEGEVYNFADVSVSGDTVLPKSEVETIVSFIRPGSTFSRGLLEMATTAITARLSNIGYAFARVNPVPNIDRDKRTVAVDFQVQPGPRVNVRRIVFKGNTRTADPVLRREMRQFEGSWYSQAAIDRGKVRLDRLGYFEEVSVDSEPVAGTDDQVDVVYTVKETTSGSIAAGVGYSQLSGLNLSLQLSENNFLGTGNRVSTAITRSDYQKRYDFSYVNPYFTDDGMSLGYNLWWREFDYSSFNVASYSTNSGAFQVFMGLPLSETDSISLMVGLDSNEILAFEGSTPQPLVDYVKAVGQRTFHSWRAQVGWGRDTRNNYFTPVIGGTQNLSAEIALPGSTVEYFKLQYDISKYWPLHPALVVKTALNVGYGDSYGKDYTRNICFTAPTLVDTNNDGQGDTYVPGPVGTDPCLTTSPDYLKTVTATGLPFFENFYAGGIASSGRVRGFMDNTLGPVHTSSFGYRQPLGGSVLLAGSVEAIFPKLFDSPSARVSAFLDVGNVYNGWDNFDAGELRASAGVALLWRSPMGPLSISYALPIRKKDGDQIERLQFNFGGQL; via the coding sequence ATGACCCGACCCATGCACCGCCGCCTGCTCACCCTTGCCCTCGCCTCGGCGCTCTCGCTGCCGGCACTGGCACAGACGGCGCTCGCGCCCTTCACGGTCAGCGACATCCGCATCGACGGCCTGCAGCGCATCGGCGCCGGCACCGTGTTCACCTACCTGCCGATCGAGCGTGGCGACACCCTCGACCAGGGCAAGGCCGCTGAAGCCCTGCGCGCCCTGTACAAGACCGGCTTCTTCGAGGACGTGCGGCTGGACCGCCAGGGCGGCATCCTGGTTATCAGCGTGGTCGAGCGCCCGGCGATCAACAAGCTGACCCTGTCCGGCAACAAGGACCTCAAGACCGAGGACCTGACCAAGGGTCTGAAGGACATCGGCCTGGCCGAGGGCGAGACCTACAACCCGCTCAACCTGGACCGCGTGACCCAGGAGCTGACCCGCCAGTACAACAACCGCGGCAAGTACGGCGTGCAGATCACGCCCTCGGTCGAGCGGCTGGACCGCAACCGCATCAACCTGACCATCAACGTCAAGGAAGGCAAGGCGGCCAAGATCCGGCACATCAACCTCATCGGCAACGAGACCTTCGAGGAAGAGGACATCACCAAGGCCTGGGAATCGCACACCAGCAACTGGATGAGCTGGTACAAGCGCGATGACCAGTACTCGCGCGAGAAGCTGTCCGGCGACATCGAGAAACTGAATTCCTGGTACCTGGACCGCGGCTACGTGGACTTCAGCCTGGACTCCACGCAGGTGGCGATCAGCGGCGACCGCAAGGGCATGTTCATCACCGCCGGCCTGACCGAGGGCGAGGTCTACAACTTCGCGGACGTCTCCGTGTCCGGCGACACCGTGCTGCCGAAGTCCGAAGTCGAAACCATCGTCAGCTTCATCAGGCCTGGCAGCACTTTCTCCCGTGGTCTGCTGGAAATGGCGACCACCGCGATCACCGCGCGCCTGTCCAACATCGGCTACGCCTTCGCCCGGGTCAATCCGGTGCCGAACATCGACCGCGACAAGCGCACCGTGGCGGTCGATTTCCAGGTGCAACCCGGTCCGCGCGTGAACGTGCGCCGGATCGTGTTCAAGGGCAATACCCGCACCGCCGATCCGGTGCTGCGCCGCGAGATGCGCCAGTTCGAGGGCAGCTGGTACTCGCAGGCGGCGATCGACCGCGGCAAGGTCCGCCTGGACCGCCTCGGCTACTTCGAGGAGGTCAGCGTCGACAGCGAACCGGTGGCCGGCACCGATGACCAGGTCGACGTGGTCTACACGGTCAAGGAAACCACCTCCGGCAGCATCGCGGCCGGCGTCGGCTATTCGCAACTGTCCGGCCTGAACCTGTCGCTGCAGCTGTCGGAAAACAACTTCCTCGGCACCGGCAACCGCGTCTCCACCGCGATCACCCGCAGCGACTACCAGAAGCGCTACGACTTCTCGTACGTGAACCCCTACTTCACCGACGACGGCATGTCGCTGGGCTACAACCTGTGGTGGCGCGAGTTCGACTACTCCAGCTTCAACGTCGCCTCCTACTCCACCAACAGCGGCGCCTTCCAGGTGTTCATGGGGCTGCCGCTGAGCGAAACCGATTCGATCTCGCTGATGGTCGGCCTGGACAGCAACGAGATCCTGGCGTTCGAGGGCTCCACCCCGCAGCCGCTGGTCGACTACGTTAAGGCGGTCGGCCAACGCACCTTCCACAGCTGGCGCGCGCAGGTGGGCTGGGGCCGCGATACCCGCAACAACTACTTCACCCCCGTGATCGGCGGCACCCAGAACCTGTCGGCCGAGATCGCCCTGCCCGGCTCCACGGTGGAGTACTTCAAGCTGCAGTACGACATCTCCAAGTACTGGCCGCTGCATCCGGCACTGGTGGTCAAGACCGCGCTGAACGTCGGCTACGGTGACTCCTACGGCAAGGACTACACCCGCAACATCTGCTTCACCGCGCCCACCCTGGTGGACACCAACAACGACGGCCAGGGCGATACCTACGTCCCCGGCCCGGTCGGCACCGATCCCTGCCTGACCACGTCGCCGGACTACCTCAAGACCGTCACCGCCACAGGCCTGCCGTTCTTCGAGAACTTCTACGCCGGTGGCATCGCTTCCAGCGGCCGGGTCCGCGGCTTCATGGACAACACCCTCGGCCCGGTGCACACCTCCAGCTTCGGCTATCGCCAGCCGCTGGGCGGCTCGGTGCTGCTGGCCGGCTCGGTGGAGGCAATCTTCCCGAAGCTGTTCGACAGCCCGTCGGCACGCGTCTCCGCGTTCCTGGACGTCGGCAACGTCTACAACGGCTGGGACAACTTCGACGCCGGCGAACTGCGCGCGTCCGCTGGCGTGGCGCTGCTGTGGCGCTCGCCGATGGGCCCGCTGTCGATCAGCTACGCGCTGCCGATCCGCAAGAAGGACGGCGACCAGATCGAGCGGTTGCAGTTCAATTTCGGCGGCCAGCTCTGA
- the dxr gene encoding 1-deoxy-D-xylulose-5-phosphate reductoisomerase has translation MAGVLNMQRVAVLGATGSIGTSALDVIARHPGAMRASVLAAGSKVDGLLALCLAHRPEHAVIADQAGYAALRDGLREAGLATRAHAGSEALEALVAGDACDTVVAAIVGAAGLPSTLAAARAGKRLLLANKESLVLAGELLMREAQANGATIVPIDSEHNAIFQCLADGNAPARITLTASGGPFRGWTRARLTTVTPAQAVAHPKWSMGPKISVDSASLMNKGLEVIEAHHLFGVPGDAIRVLVHPQSLVHSLVDFADGSTLAQLGLPDMRTALAVGLGWPRRITSGVGPLDLLAQGGRLEFEAPDLDAFPCLALAFSALAAGGTAPAVLNAANEEAVSAFLQGRIGFLDIPDTVAATLDAMPPQPADSIDALLAADAGARTRARGRIAGAAA, from the coding sequence CTGGCTGGGGTTCTGAACATGCAGCGGGTAGCGGTCCTCGGTGCCACCGGCTCGATCGGCACGTCCGCGCTGGACGTGATCGCGCGACATCCCGGCGCCATGCGCGCCAGCGTGCTGGCGGCCGGCAGCAAGGTCGACGGGTTGCTGGCACTGTGCCTGGCGCATCGCCCGGAGCATGCGGTGATCGCCGACCAGGCCGGCTATGCGGCGCTGCGCGACGGCCTGCGCGAAGCCGGTCTGGCCACCCGGGCGCACGCCGGCAGCGAGGCATTGGAGGCACTGGTTGCCGGCGATGCCTGCGATACCGTGGTCGCCGCGATCGTCGGCGCCGCCGGCCTGCCCTCCACGCTTGCCGCCGCCCGCGCCGGCAAGCGCCTGCTGCTGGCCAACAAGGAGTCGCTGGTGCTGGCCGGCGAGCTGCTGATGCGCGAGGCGCAGGCAAACGGCGCCACCATCGTCCCGATCGACAGTGAACACAACGCCATTTTCCAGTGCCTGGCAGACGGCAACGCGCCGGCGCGGATCACCCTGACCGCCTCCGGCGGCCCGTTCCGAGGCTGGACCCGGGCCAGGCTCACCACGGTCACCCCGGCGCAGGCGGTGGCGCATCCGAAGTGGTCGATGGGGCCGAAGATCTCGGTCGATTCCGCCAGCCTGATGAACAAGGGACTGGAGGTGATCGAGGCCCATCACCTGTTTGGCGTGCCGGGCGACGCCATCCGCGTGCTGGTGCACCCGCAGTCGCTGGTGCATTCACTGGTGGATTTCGCCGACGGCAGCACCCTCGCCCAGCTCGGCCTGCCGGACATGCGCACCGCGCTGGCGGTGGGGCTGGGGTGGCCGCGGCGGATCACGTCCGGGGTCGGCCCGCTGGATCTGCTGGCGCAGGGCGGCCGGCTGGAGTTCGAGGCGCCTGACCTGGATGCCTTCCCCTGCCTGGCGCTGGCGTTCAGCGCGCTGGCCGCGGGTGGCACCGCGCCGGCGGTGCTCAACGCCGCCAACGAAGAGGCGGTTTCAGCCTTCCTTCAGGGCCGGATCGGTTTTCTGGACATCCCCGACACCGTTGCCGCCACCCTCGACGCCATGCCGCCGCAGCCCGCCGACTCGATTGATGCGCTGCTGGCCGCCGATGCCGGCGCGCGCACGCGCGCACGTGGGCGCATCGCAGGGGCAGCGGCGTGA
- the uppS gene encoding polyprenyl diphosphate synthase, translated as MANLHADAPAAGGVPRHVAIIMDGNGRWAQQRHRPRLVGHRAGARAVKRSVEFCLERGIGALTLFAFSSENWNRPAEEVGGLMKLFLGALEREVEELHRLGARLRFIGERGRFDGAILARMQAAETLTAGNARLHLNIAASYGGRQDIAVAARALAEDVAAGRLRPEQIDEDALGARVALADLPAPDLFIRTGGELRISNFLLWQLAYTELWFTDALWPDVDAALLQTALDDYAGRERRFGLTSAQLGQTAPGGIT; from the coding sequence ATGGCCAACCTGCACGCGGACGCGCCCGCCGCCGGCGGCGTGCCGCGGCACGTTGCCATCATCATGGACGGCAACGGCCGCTGGGCGCAGCAGCGCCATCGCCCGCGCCTGGTCGGCCATCGTGCCGGCGCGCGCGCAGTCAAGCGCAGCGTGGAGTTCTGCCTGGAGCGGGGGATCGGCGCGCTCACCCTGTTCGCGTTCTCGAGCGAGAACTGGAACCGGCCGGCCGAAGAGGTCGGCGGCCTGATGAAACTGTTCCTCGGCGCGCTCGAACGCGAGGTCGAGGAGCTGCACCGGCTCGGCGCGCGACTTCGCTTCATCGGCGAGCGCGGCCGCTTCGACGGCGCGATCCTCGCCCGCATGCAGGCAGCGGAAACGCTGACCGCCGGGAATGCCCGGCTGCATCTCAACATCGCCGCCAGCTACGGCGGCCGCCAGGACATCGCGGTGGCGGCACGCGCGCTGGCCGAGGACGTCGCCGCCGGCCGGCTGCGCCCCGAGCAGATCGACGAGGACGCGCTGGGTGCCCGCGTGGCGCTGGCCGACCTGCCCGCCCCCGACCTGTTCATCCGCACCGGCGGCGAGCTGCGGATCAGCAATTTCCTGCTCTGGCAACTGGCCTACACCGAACTCTGGTTCACCGACGCACTATGGCCCGACGTCGACGCCGCGCTGCTGCAGACGGCGCTGGACGACTACGCCGGGCGCGAACGCCGCTTCGGCCTGACCAGCGCCCAGCTCGGGCAAACCGCACCCGGAGGAATAACGTGA
- the pyrH gene encoding UMP kinase, translating to MSNLAYRRVLLKLSGEALMGDEDYGIDPKVLNRLAREVIEASEAGAEIALVIGGGNIFRGAGLAASGMDRVTGDHMGMLATVINALAMQDALEKLGGKARVMSALKVNDVCEDYIRRRAVRHLEKRRLVIFAAGTGNPFFTTDSGAALRAIEIGADLLLKATKVDGVYDKDPKKYPDAVKLDILTYDEVISRNLQVMDTAAFALCRDARLPLRIFDMAEPGVLLRILRGEPIGTLVRARD from the coding sequence ATGTCCAATCTCGCCTATCGCCGCGTCCTGCTGAAGCTGTCCGGCGAGGCGCTGATGGGGGACGAGGACTACGGGATCGACCCCAAGGTCCTGAACCGGCTGGCGCGCGAGGTCATCGAGGCCAGCGAGGCCGGCGCCGAGATCGCGCTGGTGATCGGCGGCGGCAACATCTTCCGCGGCGCCGGCCTGGCCGCGAGCGGGATGGACCGCGTCACCGGCGACCACATGGGCATGCTGGCCACGGTGATCAATGCGCTGGCCATGCAGGATGCGCTGGAAAAGCTCGGCGGCAAAGCGCGGGTGATGAGCGCGCTGAAGGTCAACGATGTATGCGAGGACTACATCCGCCGCCGTGCCGTGCGCCACCTGGAGAAGCGCCGGCTGGTCATCTTCGCGGCCGGCACCGGCAATCCGTTCTTCACCACCGATTCCGGCGCCGCCCTGCGCGCCATCGAGATCGGCGCGGACCTGCTGCTGAAGGCGACCAAGGTCGATGGCGTCTACGACAAGGACCCGAAGAAGTACCCCGATGCGGTCAAGCTGGACATCCTGACCTATGACGAGGTCATCTCGCGCAATCTGCAGGTCATGGACACCGCCGCCTTCGCCCTGTGCCGCGACGCCCGCCTGCCGCTGCGCATCTTCGACATGGCCGAGCCCGGCGTGCTGCTGCGGATCCTCCGCGGCGAACCGATCGGCACCCTGGTCCGCGCCCGCGACTGA
- a CDS encoding phosphatidate cytidylyltransferase gives MTKTRILAALVMAPSVIGAVLLLPTGWLMLLSALVFLAAMWEWLKLADIEDALARSILLACNLALMVALVWGSRSQHPGALPLFQLTVVLGVVWWLLALLWLRHYDFASRHDGNARVFKLAAGTAAVVPAWCALAVIHASQPNGHRWLLLALLLVWAADSGAYFTGRKFGGQWFGGRKLAPRISPNKTLEGVAGGVGLAMLVAIIGALLIGAKASQLPAVALVAAVTVVFSVAGDLFESLLKRHVGVKDSGTLIPGHGGVLDRVDSVLAALPVFALGKIWLGF, from the coding sequence GTGACCAAGACCCGCATCCTGGCCGCCCTGGTCATGGCACCGTCCGTCATCGGCGCGGTCCTGCTGCTGCCCACCGGGTGGCTGATGCTGCTCAGCGCGCTGGTCTTCCTGGCGGCAATGTGGGAATGGCTGAAGCTGGCCGACATCGAAGACGCGCTGGCGCGCAGCATCCTGCTGGCCTGCAACCTCGCACTGATGGTGGCACTGGTGTGGGGATCGCGCTCGCAGCACCCGGGGGCGTTGCCACTGTTCCAGCTGACCGTGGTGCTGGGGGTGGTGTGGTGGCTGCTGGCGCTGCTGTGGCTGCGCCATTACGACTTCGCCTCCCGCCACGACGGCAATGCACGGGTATTCAAGCTCGCCGCCGGCACCGCCGCGGTGGTGCCTGCCTGGTGCGCGCTGGCGGTGATCCACGCCAGCCAGCCCAACGGACACCGTTGGCTGCTGCTGGCGTTGCTGCTGGTGTGGGCGGCCGACAGCGGGGCCTATTTCACCGGCCGCAAGTTCGGTGGGCAATGGTTCGGGGGGCGCAAGCTGGCGCCGCGGATCAGCCCGAACAAGACACTGGAAGGCGTGGCCGGCGGCGTCGGCCTGGCGATGCTGGTGGCGATCATCGGCGCCCTGCTGATCGGCGCCAAGGCCAGCCAGCTGCCGGCGGTCGCGCTGGTGGCGGCGGTGACGGTGGTCTTTTCCGTGGCCGGTGACCTGTTCGAAAGCCTGCTCAAGCGCCACGTCGGCGTGAAGGATTCCGGCACCCTGATCCCCGGCCATGGCGGCGTGCTGGACCGCGTCGACAGCGTGCTGGCGGCGCTGCCGGTGTTCGCGCTAGGCAAGATCTGGCTGGGGTTCTGA
- the frr gene encoding ribosome recycling factor: MLNEIKKDAQARMAKSIEALRHNLVKVRTGRANAGLVDSIKVNYYGSDMPLSQVASVSVADARSIVITPWEKQMVGAVEKALLASDLGLTPNTAGTTIRLNIPALTEERRRDLTKVVHSEGEDAKVAVRNIRRDANHQVKELLKDKQITEDESARTEAEIQKITDAAIKDVDDVIKAKEVELMSV, from the coding sequence ATGTTGAACGAGATCAAGAAAGACGCCCAGGCCCGCATGGCCAAGAGCATCGAGGCGCTGCGCCACAACCTGGTCAAGGTCCGCACCGGTCGCGCCAACGCCGGCCTGGTCGACAGCATCAAGGTCAACTACTACGGTTCCGACATGCCCCTGTCTCAGGTCGCCAGCGTGTCGGTGGCCGACGCCCGCTCCATCGTCATCACCCCGTGGGAGAAGCAGATGGTGGGCGCGGTCGAAAAGGCGCTGCTCGCCTCCGACCTCGGCCTGACCCCGAACACCGCCGGCACCACCATCCGCCTCAACATCCCGGCCCTGACCGAGGAGCGCCGCCGCGACCTGACCAAGGTCGTGCACAGCGAGGGCGAGGACGCCAAGGTGGCGGTCCGCAACATCCGCCGCGACGCCAACCACCAGGTCAAGGAACTGCTGAAGGACAAGCAGATCACCGAGGACGAGAGCGCGCGCACCGAGGCCGAAATCCAGAAGATCACCGATGCCGCGATCAAGGACGTGGATGATGTGATCAAGGCGAAGGAAGTCGAGCTGATGTCGGTTTGA
- the rseP gene encoding RIP metalloprotease RseP: MSDFFGSLWWLLVALGVLVTFHEFGHFWVARRCGVKVLRFSVGFGKPLWTKIGKDGTEYVIAAIPLGGYVKMLDEREGDVAPHELGRAFNRASVWQRIAIVAAGPLANLLLAFGLLWAMLVIGRPDYAPVVGSATGIAVQAGLQPGDRILAVGERDTPTWSELGMALSVAALDRQPVPLRIQRKDGGTATRSLPLQKLPVQADELRAIGEIGLVPRHLLLPALVGSVREGTPAWGVLAEGDRITAIDAHPVASFEDIAPLVARLGERGVPGMVEVERDGERLALELAPQQMSGEDGQRRWILGVGNAATGPAPHDATLRYGPLAAIPAAARETGFQARQLVDMIGRALTGRVSVQNTVSGPLTIARAANDFAARGPAWFLNFLALLSVSLALINLLPIPVLDGGHLLYYLIELVIRRPLGERAMAVGHYIGLAIIAGLMGLAFYNDILHLVS, from the coding sequence GTGAGCGATTTCTTCGGTTCGTTGTGGTGGCTGCTGGTCGCGCTGGGGGTGCTGGTCACCTTCCATGAATTCGGCCATTTCTGGGTTGCGCGCCGCTGCGGGGTGAAGGTGCTCCGCTTCTCGGTGGGTTTCGGCAAACCGCTGTGGACGAAGATCGGCAAGGACGGCACGGAGTACGTGATCGCGGCGATCCCGCTGGGCGGCTACGTGAAGATGCTGGACGAACGCGAGGGCGACGTGGCCCCGCACGAGCTGGGGCGCGCATTCAACCGCGCCTCGGTCTGGCAGCGCATCGCCATCGTGGCTGCGGGTCCCCTAGCCAACCTGTTGCTGGCGTTCGGCCTGCTGTGGGCGATGCTGGTGATCGGGCGTCCCGATTACGCGCCGGTGGTCGGCAGCGCCACCGGCATCGCGGTGCAAGCCGGACTGCAGCCAGGCGATCGCATCCTGGCGGTTGGCGAGCGCGACACCCCCACCTGGAGCGAGCTGGGCATGGCGCTGTCGGTGGCCGCGCTGGATCGCCAGCCGGTGCCGCTGCGGATCCAACGCAAGGACGGCGGCACCGCCACCCGCTCGCTGCCGCTGCAGAAACTGCCGGTGCAGGCGGACGAGCTGCGCGCGATCGGCGAGATCGGGCTGGTGCCCCGCCATCTGCTGCTGCCGGCGCTGGTCGGCAGCGTGCGCGAGGGCACGCCGGCCTGGGGCGTGCTGGCCGAGGGTGACCGCATCACCGCCATCGACGCCCACCCGGTGGCCAGCTTCGAGGACATCGCCCCGCTGGTCGCACGGCTGGGCGAGCGTGGCGTGCCCGGCATGGTCGAAGTGGAGCGTGACGGCGAGCGACTGGCGCTGGAGCTGGCGCCGCAGCAAATGTCCGGCGAGGATGGGCAGCGGCGCTGGATCCTCGGGGTCGGCAACGCCGCCACCGGCCCGGCGCCCCATGACGCCACCCTCCGCTACGGGCCGCTGGCGGCAATCCCCGCGGCCGCACGCGAAACCGGCTTCCAGGCCCGCCAGCTGGTGGACATGATCGGCCGCGCCCTCACTGGCCGTGTGTCGGTCCAGAACACCGTTTCCGGTCCGCTGACCATTGCCCGCGCCGCCAATGACTTCGCCGCCCGCGGCCCGGCCTGGTTCCTGAACTTCCTGGCCCTGCTGTCGGTCAGTCTGGCGTTGATCAACCTGCTGCCGATTCCCGTCTTGGACGGGGGTCACCTGCTGTATTACCTTATCGAGCTTGTCATCCGCCGCCCGCTGGGCGAGCGGGCCATGGCTGTCGGCCATTACATCGGCCTTGCGATCATCGCAGGGTTGATGGGGCTGGCGTTCTACAACGACATCCTGCACCTGGTGTCGTGA